The genomic window AAAAGCCAGCAAAGGCATTATAGGTTTCATGGTCTGGATCGGCCGAATAAATCCCAAATAAGAAAGATAAGGCAATCAGTACCCCACCACCTACGACAAATGGAAGCATGTGAGATACGCCATTCATTAATGACTTATAGATAGAGCGCCCAATAGAGCCGCCTTTTTTAGTTGTAGGCTTTTCTGTTCCTTCTTGGTTTGTGTAGCCACTTTTTGCTTTATAGATGGGAGCTTCATCCGTAAGAATTTGTTGAATAAGCGCCTCTGCTCCACGTAACGCTTTAGCCACTGGAACATCAACAACAGGTTTTCCATGAAACCGATCGGCGTTCACATCCTTGTCAGCGGCTACAATCACGCCTTTTGCTTCTTGTATGTCCTGCTCAGTTAAAGCGTTCTCAATTCCAGCCTGACCGTGGGTCTCAACTTTGATTTCAATGTCTACATCCATTTTCTCGGCCGCTTTTTTTAGTGCTGCCGCTGCCATAAATGTATGCGCAATGCCCGTTGGACAACCTGTAACAGCAATGATTTTAACTTGACTCATACGTATTCCCTCCTAGTTACTTCAACTTGATTCAAAAGTTGCGGAACATCCTGCAGATCACTTAATCCCTTAGAAAATGCCGTTGATGCCCCTGTAGCTGTAGCCCTCATTAAGGCTTCCTCTAGAGGGGTTCCATTCTTATACAGTCCTATAAATGTTCCAAGTAGCGCGTCGCCCGCACATGCTGTATTAAGTACGTCCCCTTTAGGAGAAGTGGCAAGGATACATGTATCATCATTTATAAAAATGCTACCCTTCTCTCCACGAGAAATGAGAATGTTCCTAGCGCCTTGAGTGAGTAATTCTTTTCCGTAATGGATACACTCTTCTTCGGTTAATTCGTGCTCAAGACCAAAGAAATCAGCGAGCTCTTCTTCGTTCGGTTTAAGAAGGTAAGGCTTGTGGTGTAAAATAGCCTGAAGCGAGCGGATACTTGTATCTAAAACAAAGTCAATTCCGTTTGTTTCACAGATCTTTGCCATCTCCGCTAAAATTGATTCGCTTACATTTCTAGGTAGGCTACCTGAGACAATGAATGTATCTCCTGCATGAAATTGCGCTACTTTATCAAGCAATTCCTGTTGTTTTTCAGCTGTTACTGAAGGCCCTTGATTTACTAGCTTGTACTCTTTATCTGCATTCATAAACACGTTGACTCGCGTAATGCCATCCACTTGAACAAAATCGGTCTTTACATCCATTTCATGTAAGGATTGCTCAATAAAGCGCCCGGTAAATCCAGCAACAAATCCCATCGCTACACTATCGATCTTATACTTTTTTAATATAATCGAGACATTGACGCCTTTTCCATTTGGCTGGTAGTCTTCATCGACCGTTCGATTCACTCGTCCTGGCTTCAGCGTATCTAGCTCTACGTAAAGATCGATTGCGGCGTTCATCGTGCACGTATAAATCATTTGTCTCACCAACTTTTCTTGGTTTTCTTTCTTGTCCTTATTATGGCACGAGCTATTTTGTAAATGTTTTCAACTTATGAAAACAAGTAGCGCATAACAAAAACCAC from Shouchella hunanensis includes these protein-coding regions:
- the pfkB gene encoding 1-phosphofructokinase; translated protein: MIYTCTMNAAIDLYVELDTLKPGRVNRTVDEDYQPNGKGVNVSIILKKYKIDSVAMGFVAGFTGRFIEQSLHEMDVKTDFVQVDGITRVNVFMNADKEYKLVNQGPSVTAEKQQELLDKVAQFHAGDTFIVSGSLPRNVSESILAEMAKICETNGIDFVLDTSIRSLQAILHHKPYLLKPNEEELADFFGLEHELTEEECIHYGKELLTQGARNILISRGEKGSIFINDDTCILATSPKGDVLNTACAGDALLGTFIGLYKNGTPLEEALMRATATGASTAFSKGLSDLQDVPQLLNQVEVTRREYV